In a genomic window of Ignisphaera sp.:
- a CDS encoding transcriptional regulator, producing the protein MTGETFESIRERIARLLEEAGKPLSAEEIANIFSLDVKDVYIHLEHIAKSIRRESNNRKALLMMPPRCRKCGYIFKDLEKPRKPSRCPGCKSEWIEPPRFIIASVQ; encoded by the coding sequence GTGACTGGAGAGACTTTTGAGAGTATTAGGGAGAGGATTGCCAGGCTCCTGGAGGAGGCTGGGAAACCTCTTTCAGCTGAGGAAATAGCAAATATCTTTAGCCTAGATGTGAAAGATGTGTATATCCATTTAGAGCATATAGCGAAGAGCATTAGGAGAGAAAGCAACAATAGGAAAGCCCTTTTGATGATGCCGCCAAGGTGCAGGAAATGCGGATACATATTCAAGGATCTTGAAAAGCCTAGGAAGCCTTCTAGATGCCCAGGATGCAAAAGCGAGTGGATAGAGCCACCAAGATTCATCATAGCTAGTGTCCAGTGA
- a CDS encoding archease yields the protein MDRGYEFLSHTADVLIRVWGESVEAVFEEAAKAMFEVITDTTRVEPRETIHVSVCGYDMENLLYRWLEEMLYHHDSKNIVFGEFKVAKIYEKSNEEKMICLEGYARGEEFQHGKHEPRTVVKAVTYNEMKIWKENNKWYATFVVDI from the coding sequence ATGGATAGGGGCTACGAGTTTTTGAGCCACACAGCAGATGTGCTCATAAGGGTCTGGGGAGAGAGCGTGGAGGCTGTTTTCGAAGAAGCGGCAAAAGCGATGTTCGAAGTCATTACAGATACCACAAGAGTTGAACCAAGAGAGACTATCCATGTTAGTGTATGTGGATATGACATGGAGAACCTGCTTTACAGATGGCTAGAAGAGATGCTCTACCATCATGACAGCAAAAACATTGTTTTCGGAGAATTCAAAGTGGCGAAAATATATGAGAAAAGCAATGAAGAGAAGATGATCTGTTTAGAGGGATATGCAAGAGGAGAAGAGTTTCAACATGGCAAACACGAGCCGAGAACTGTTGTCAAGGCAGTTACATACAATGAGATGAAGATTTGGAAAGAAAACAATAAATGGTATGCAACATTTGTTGTAGACATCTAA
- a CDS encoding putative CRISPR-associated protein: MVSACYISLVGTSLLGNFNRVLGARYKSRYPDFGEWYRLSPSDDRNRIPDGNVCKALEDRSLIGDMISFVVNERGRSCAEVNGVLGIQSVFGHSPGDVEIVLLYTKTCTARLVSKVLVEAFQRLGFQKPLLIELSKIESVDEFDYGLVELLDKVFSIVSDRRSRGMRIYINATPGFKAETAFIVIASMLLGVDAAIYIHESFDYPVILPSLPIAIRKEELEPLLKVFDEDNSIHINAFVSALGDSKLREYIDKGIVRMKGEEVAIRPWIRYLIEKS, encoded by the coding sequence GTGGTTAGTGCATGCTACATATCTCTTGTTGGAACATCGCTTTTAGGAAATTTCAACAGGGTTTTGGGGGCGAGGTACAAGTCTAGGTACCCCGATTTTGGGGAGTGGTACAGGCTTTCACCATCTGATGATAGGAACAGGATTCCTGATGGGAATGTCTGCAAAGCTTTGGAGGATCGCAGTCTAATTGGTGATATGATTAGCTTTGTTGTTAATGAGAGGGGGAGGAGTTGTGCTGAGGTAAACGGTGTTTTGGGTATACAGAGCGTTTTTGGGCATAGCCCAGGCGATGTCGAGATTGTTTTGCTGTACACCAAAACATGTACAGCTAGACTCGTTTCCAAGGTTCTTGTAGAGGCTTTTCAGAGACTCGGTTTTCAGAAGCCTCTTCTCATTGAGCTGAGCAAGATTGAGAGCGTCGACGAGTTTGACTACGGGCTTGTAGAGCTACTGGACAAGGTGTTCAGCATAGTCAGCGATAGGAGGTCGAGGGGTATGAGGATATACATAAACGCTACACCAGGGTTCAAGGCAGAGACAGCATTTATTGTGATAGCATCTATGCTTCTAGGGGTGGACGCAGCTATATATATCCACGAGAGCTTTGACTACCCAGTCATATTACCATCGCTGCCAATAGCGATTAGAAAAGAGGAGCTGGAGCCATTGCTCAAAGTATTCGACGAAGACAACTCTATACATATAAATGCCTTTGTCTCGGCATTGGGAGATTCAAAGCTTCGCGAATACATCGACAAGGGGATAGTGAGGATGAAGGGAGAGGAGGTTGCTATAAGACCCTGGATAAGATATTTGATCGAGAAAAGCTAG
- a CDS encoding nicotinamidase: MAKLKILPTDALIIVDMQNDFMPGGALPVPNALSIIPTINRYIEVFEKAKAVVVATRDWHPQNHISFNTRGGPWPPHCIQNTWGAQFHKDLKLPRDAIVISKAFKEDKEAFSGFEDTELDAVLRQRGVRRIFMAGVAAEYCVKATAEDGLRLGFQVFILEDAVKGINSPPGSEERAIDDLISGGAVAIRIDDVVTD, from the coding sequence GTGGCAAAACTCAAGATTCTGCCCACAGACGCTCTGATAATTGTTGACATGCAAAACGATTTCATGCCAGGCGGCGCCCTCCCAGTCCCCAACGCACTATCGATAATCCCTACGATCAACAGGTATATAGAGGTGTTTGAGAAGGCAAAAGCAGTTGTTGTTGCCACAAGGGATTGGCACCCACAAAACCACATCTCATTCAATACCAGGGGCGGTCCATGGCCGCCACACTGCATTCAAAATACATGGGGTGCTCAGTTCCACAAGGATCTGAAGCTGCCTAGAGACGCCATAGTGATTTCGAAGGCGTTCAAAGAGGATAAAGAGGCTTTCAGTGGATTCGAAGACACCGAGCTAGACGCTGTTCTTAGGCAGCGTGGTGTGAGGAGGATTTTTATGGCTGGTGTAGCCGCCGAGTACTGTGTGAAGGCAACGGCTGAAGATGGTCTGAGGCTAGGCTTCCAAGTGTTTATTCTGGAGGATGCTGTGAAGGGTATAAACAGCCCTCCAGGATCTGAGGAGAGGGCCATAGATGATCTTATAAGTGGAGGTGCTGTAGCTATAAGGATAGACGATGTTGTAACAGACTAG
- a CDS encoding HTH domain-containing protein, translating into MSGESIASKVIEYLKWHPNAKPSEIADYLGVSPRLVRAVLTRLRAKGVVSRTEKGYVLRVEMPEAGKGEEKEVEQKPLTNTTKIAREYSIAVEPKDVLSRLSELEKRVESIEKIVNELRNAIQSKAIDKNVEKTTCKEVYEAIELVKMGLESIRLGDQHSLDSVLNELENVLEKLRKCLVS; encoded by the coding sequence TTGAGTGGCGAGAGCATAGCCAGTAAAGTGATAGAGTATTTGAAGTGGCATCCAAATGCAAAACCATCTGAGATAGCAGACTATCTAGGTGTTAGCCCAAGGCTTGTCAGAGCTGTTCTGACAAGGCTGAGGGCAAAAGGTGTTGTGTCGAGGACGGAGAAAGGCTATGTGCTAAGGGTGGAGATGCCCGAAGCAGGTAAGGGTGAGGAGAAGGAGGTAGAGCAAAAACCATTAACAAACACCACAAAGATTGCTAGAGAGTATAGTATTGCGGTAGAGCCAAAGGATGTTCTATCCAGGTTGAGCGAACTGGAGAAGAGAGTAGAGTCTATAGAGAAAATCGTCAATGAGCTAAGGAACGCTATACAAAGCAAAGCAATAGACAAAAACGTGGAGAAGACAACATGTAAAGAAGTCTACGAAGCAATAGAGCTAGTGAAAATGGGTTTGGAATCCATTAGGCTGGGAGATCAGCACTCACTCGATTCAGTGCTAAACGAACTTGAAAACGTTCTAGAGAAGCTAAGAAAATGCCTAGTAAGCTAA
- a CDS encoding acylphosphatase codes for MKAVKIRVYGDVQGVGFRGRVKSMAMVYGVFGYVRNLPDGSVEIHVEGSEDRVDAFVEAAKNLKEFDVWEIELLETGVIGYNDFVIVP; via the coding sequence GTGAAGGCTGTTAAGATTCGTGTTTATGGCGATGTTCAGGGTGTTGGGTTTAGAGGCAGAGTTAAGAGCATGGCTATGGTCTATGGGGTTTTTGGATATGTTAGAAATTTGCCTGATGGGAGTGTGGAAATCCATGTTGAAGGGTCTGAAGACAGGGTCGATGCCTTTGTGGAGGCTGCTAAAAATCTCAAGGAATTTGATGTATGGGAGATAGAGTTGTTGGAAACGGGTGTTATAGGGTATAACGACTTTGTCATAGTACCATAG
- a CDS encoding ferritin family protein, with protein MCIDELESHHIYRALAKMPFVSEKMRSALTRASEDEYRHYMFWRRFAGDCRPRLLTLRLLVYTFLFYIYGLTVLIKFMESKESFAIDSYRKIGEEHPSIRNELAKIIEDEERHETEFANSIDEARVRYIGFITLGLSDALIELTGIYTGSLGAFENTISAGLTGLLAGISASISMAVAAYSQAKQERRERPGSSALYTFIAYITASILLALPYFLAPSIHIAFAAMIIVAIAIVAYMTFYVAVLQKTSYLREFTLNTVLIFGVSILLYILGSLLAKTVMPLH; from the coding sequence ATGTGTATAGATGAGCTCGAATCCCACCACATATACAGAGCCTTGGCGAAAATGCCTTTTGTCAGCGAGAAGATGAGAAGTGCTTTGACTAGGGCTTCTGAGGACGAGTATAGACACTACATGTTTTGGAGGAGGTTTGCTGGGGACTGCAGACCGAGGCTGTTAACCCTAAGGTTGCTTGTCTACACATTTCTATTCTACATATATGGTTTAACAGTATTGATAAAGTTTATGGAGTCTAAAGAGAGTTTTGCAATAGATTCCTATAGGAAGATTGGGGAGGAGCATCCCAGTATACGAAATGAGCTGGCGAAGATAATCGAGGATGAGGAGAGGCATGAAACAGAGTTTGCAAACTCTATCGACGAGGCCAGGGTTAGGTACATAGGCTTTATAACGCTCGGCTTATCGGATGCTCTCATAGAGCTCACAGGAATTTACACAGGGTCTCTAGGGGCCTTCGAAAACACTATCAGCGCTGGCTTAACAGGGTTGCTAGCAGGTATATCAGCGTCTATATCAATGGCTGTTGCAGCGTATTCCCAAGCGAAGCAGGAGAGAAGGGAGAGGCCAGGGAGCTCAGCGCTCTACACATTCATAGCCTATATAACAGCCTCAATCCTATTGGCACTACCATACTTCCTAGCACCATCTATACACATAGCATTTGCAGCTATGATTATAGTTGCAATAGCTATTGTAGCCTACATGACATTCTATGTAGCGGTTCTGCAAAAAACAAGCTATCTAAGGGAATTCACTTTGAACACCGTATTGATATTTGGGGTTTCGATACTGCTATACATCCTGGGGTCCCTACTAGCAAAGACAGTGATGCCACTACATTAA
- a CDS encoding M42 family metallopeptidase: MGGYDVDRNEFVELVKRLCGVVGPSGREHDVRGLVIDLVRDYADGLWVDSLGNVIALKRGGGVYRFLLAAHMDEIGLFVSFIEDSGFLRVQPIGGVGERALVFQRVLVKTRDGRVYRGVIGLKPPHAAKPEELRQIPEIKDLFVDVGARSRDEVKAMGIDVGDVIAFDRDVTLLGSDRITGRGFDDRLGLAVAIKAFQMIEKSEADVYLVATVQEEVGLKGARTTAFSIDPHIALAIDTTVANDLPGTPQSEWVTALGKGPAIKIADGRGSSGIIVHKEIVDKLIEVANKLGIPYQLEVLPGGTTDASAIQLNREGVPTGVVSIPTRYLHSPVEVADINDAINTIKLVKGFAEALTPEYVDGLKKRKIK; this comes from the coding sequence ATGGGTGGGTATGATGTTGATAGAAACGAGTTTGTTGAGTTGGTTAAGAGGCTATGTGGTGTTGTTGGACCGTCTGGCAGGGAGCATGATGTGAGGGGCCTGGTCATCGATTTGGTTAGGGACTATGCCGATGGTTTGTGGGTGGATTCCCTAGGTAATGTAATTGCTTTGAAGCGTGGTGGGGGTGTCTACAGATTTTTGTTGGCTGCCCACATGGATGAAATCGGGCTTTTCGTTAGCTTTATAGAGGACAGCGGTTTCCTGCGTGTTCAGCCTATTGGCGGTGTTGGTGAGAGGGCTCTTGTTTTTCAGAGGGTTTTGGTGAAGACCAGGGATGGAAGGGTCTACAGAGGGGTTATAGGCCTCAAGCCCCCTCATGCTGCCAAGCCTGAGGAGCTTAGGCAGATCCCCGAGATAAAGGACCTTTTCGTTGATGTCGGTGCCAGGTCTAGGGACGAGGTGAAGGCTATGGGTATAGACGTTGGCGATGTGATAGCCTTTGACAGGGACGTCACTTTGCTCGGCTCTGACAGGATAACTGGGAGGGGGTTCGACGATAGGCTAGGGCTTGCAGTGGCTATAAAGGCTTTTCAAATGATTGAGAAAAGCGAGGCTGACGTATATCTAGTTGCAACTGTCCAGGAGGAGGTTGGGCTCAAAGGCGCTAGAACAACTGCCTTCTCCATAGACCCCCACATAGCGCTAGCAATAGATACCACAGTTGCAAACGACCTGCCCGGGACACCACAAAGCGAGTGGGTAACTGCACTCGGGAAAGGACCGGCGATAAAGATTGCTGATGGTAGAGGCTCGTCAGGGATAATAGTACACAAAGAGATTGTTGACAAGCTCATAGAGGTTGCAAACAAGCTTGGAATACCATACCAGCTAGAGGTTCTCCCAGGGGGAACAACAGATGCATCAGCAATACAGCTAAACAGAGAGGGTGTCCCAACAGGAGTAGTATCAATACCGACAAGATACCTACACTCACCAGTAGAGGTAGCAGACATAAACGACGCCATAAACACAATAAAACTTGTAAAAGGATTCGCAGAAGCACTAACACCAGAATACGTAGACGGTCTAAAGAAGAGAAAGATAAAATAA